One Aliidiomarina minuta genomic region harbors:
- the deoA gene encoding thymidine phosphorylase — translation MMLPQEIIRAKRDGKTLSDQQIEFFVKGITSNTVTDGQVAAFAMAVYFNGMNLSERVALTQHMMHSGSVMNWDSLNLPGPVVDKHSTGGVSDMVSLMLGPMVAACGGYVPMISGRGLGHTGGTLDKFESIQGYSTSPDMQTLRDVVKEVGVAIIGQTGDLAPADKRFYGIRDVTATVDSIPLITASILSKKLAAGLSALAMDVKSGNGAFMATYEDANALAESITKVANQAGVRTSATITDMNQALGSSAGNALEMVEAVDYLTGKRRNPRLHEVTMALCSQMLLLTGLAKNQNEATQALQKALDSGAAAERFAKMVAALGGPTDFIEKPMRSMPVAPVILPVHSAHSGYLQEVQTRDLGLVVVELGGGRTDPAAPVDHAVGLSQLPAVGDRIEAGEPLAMVHARDQASAEKASEQLLNSLTLGKEKPGQQTVVYKTINPEQAAGLTVN, via the coding sequence ATCATGCTTCCTCAGGAAATTATCCGCGCTAAGCGCGACGGCAAAACCCTCAGCGACCAGCAGATAGAATTTTTTGTCAAAGGCATCACCAGCAACACAGTCACCGACGGCCAGGTGGCCGCATTTGCAATGGCGGTGTATTTCAATGGCATGAACCTGTCTGAACGCGTCGCTTTGACCCAGCATATGATGCACTCTGGCAGTGTCATGAACTGGGACAGCCTTAACCTGCCAGGCCCTGTGGTCGATAAACATTCCACCGGTGGCGTCAGTGATATGGTCAGCCTGATGTTAGGTCCTATGGTAGCAGCCTGTGGAGGTTACGTGCCGATGATCTCCGGCCGTGGACTGGGACACACCGGTGGTACTTTAGATAAATTTGAAAGCATTCAGGGCTACAGTACCAGCCCCGATATGCAGACCCTGCGCGATGTTGTCAAAGAGGTTGGCGTAGCCATTATTGGCCAGACCGGTGATCTTGCGCCCGCAGACAAACGTTTCTATGGTATCAGAGACGTCACCGCCACCGTGGATTCAATCCCTTTGATTACCGCCTCCATTCTATCTAAAAAACTGGCCGCAGGACTGTCAGCGCTGGCCATGGATGTAAAATCCGGCAACGGTGCTTTTATGGCAACCTATGAGGATGCCAATGCGCTGGCCGAAAGCATTACTAAAGTCGCTAACCAGGCGGGTGTGCGCACGTCGGCAACTATTACCGACATGAACCAGGCATTGGGCAGCAGTGCCGGAAACGCACTGGAAATGGTTGAAGCTGTGGATTACCTGACCGGTAAACGGCGTAATCCGCGTTTACATGAGGTCACCATGGCGCTTTGTTCGCAAATGCTGCTACTGACTGGCCTGGCAAAAAATCAGAACGAAGCTACCCAGGCCCTGCAAAAGGCTCTCGACAGTGGTGCCGCGGCAGAACGTTTTGCTAAGATGGTGGCGGCACTGGGAGGCCCGACTGACTTTATTGAAAAGCCGATGCGCAGCATGCCGGTAGCGCCGGTTATACTGCCTGTTCACAGTGCCCACAGCGGTTATTTACAGGAAGTGCAAACCCGTGATTTAGGTCTGGTTGTGGTTGAACTGGGCGGCGGCCGTACTGACCCCGCGGCTCCTGTCGACCATGCGGTCGGGCTGAGCCAGCTTCCTGCGGTAGGTGACCGTATTGAAGCGGGAGAACCGCTGGCGATGGTACATGCACGGGATCAAGCCAGTGCTGAAAAAGCATCCGAACAACTGCTGAACAGCCTTACGCTCGGCAAGGAGAAACCCGGCCAGCAAACCGTGGTCTATAAAACTATCAACCCGGAACAAGCGGCCGGACTTACTGTTAACTAA